One part of the Arthrobacter tumbae genome encodes these proteins:
- the aceB gene encoding malate synthase A, with protein MNTHGITLTAPPIPRQDEMLTPEALNFLRELHAFAEPRRQELLQRRREARNRIARGEDPRFLAHTAHIRNDGGWQVAPPAPGLEDRRVEITGPVDRKMTVNALNSGANVWLADLEDSLTPTWSNVINGQLNLHDALRRRIDFTTEEGKEYRLGEKLPTVVVRPRGWHLPEQHLLVDGDPISGSIVDFGLYFFHNAHRLIDSGRGPYFYLPKLENHLEARLWNDIFLRSQQLLGIPRGTIRATVLIETITAAFEMEEILYELREHSSGLNAGRWDYIFSLIKNFRLRGPRFVLPDRTMVTMTAPFMRTYTEQLVRACHRRGAHAIGGPAAFVPSRRDDAINAIAREQARTEKSREAGDGFDGAWVAHPDLVPVARAVFDVVLGDRPHQLERQRMDVVPDDRALINLTGTQGLITETGVRTNLTVGVRYLETWLRGHGAVTLKNLMEDAATAEISRSQIWQWIHVHAVTDTGEIITREWVEQLLEDEFERLPRFDDDRYDDARRLFEEVALREDFPEFLTLPAYTRHLCAGQRPVLALQR; from the coding sequence ATGAACACTCACGGCATCACGCTGACCGCACCACCTATCCCCCGCCAGGACGAAATGCTCACCCCCGAAGCGCTGAACTTCCTCCGCGAACTCCATGCCTTCGCTGAACCACGCCGCCAGGAGCTGCTGCAGCGGCGCCGGGAAGCCCGCAACCGGATCGCGCGCGGCGAGGATCCGCGGTTCCTGGCCCACACCGCACACATAAGGAACGACGGCGGCTGGCAGGTTGCGCCGCCGGCTCCCGGTCTGGAGGACCGCCGGGTCGAGATCACCGGACCGGTGGACCGCAAGATGACGGTCAACGCCCTGAACTCCGGTGCAAACGTTTGGCTGGCGGACCTTGAAGATTCGCTGACTCCTACCTGGTCCAACGTCATCAACGGACAGCTCAACCTGCACGACGCGCTGCGACGCCGCATCGACTTCACCACCGAGGAGGGCAAGGAGTACCGGCTCGGCGAAAAGCTGCCCACCGTCGTCGTCCGTCCGCGGGGATGGCACCTGCCGGAGCAGCACCTGCTGGTCGACGGCGATCCGATCTCGGGCAGCATCGTGGACTTCGGTCTCTACTTCTTCCACAACGCCCACCGGCTCATTGACTCCGGCCGCGGCCCCTACTTCTACCTGCCGAAGCTCGAGAACCACCTCGAGGCCCGGCTGTGGAACGACATCTTTCTCCGCTCCCAGCAGCTGCTCGGCATCCCCCGCGGCACCATCCGCGCCACCGTTCTCATCGAGACCATCACCGCCGCCTTCGAGATGGAGGAAATCCTTTACGAACTGCGCGAACACTCCTCAGGCCTGAACGCCGGCCGGTGGGACTACATCTTCTCGCTGATCAAGAACTTCCGGCTTCGCGGCCCGCGGTTTGTCCTGCCCGACCGCACCATGGTCACCATGACCGCTCCCTTCATGCGCACCTACACCGAACAGCTGGTGCGCGCGTGCCATCGTCGCGGCGCTCACGCCATCGGCGGGCCGGCCGCTTTCGTTCCCAGCCGGCGGGATGACGCCATCAATGCCATCGCCCGGGAACAGGCCCGCACCGAAAAGTCCCGTGAGGCCGGCGACGGCTTCGACGGCGCCTGGGTGGCTCATCCTGACCTGGTTCCGGTGGCGCGGGCCGTGTTCGACGTGGTGCTCGGCGACCGCCCGCACCAGTTGGAACGCCAGCGCATGGACGTGGTGCCCGACGACCGCGCCCTCATCAACCTCACCGGCACGCAGGGGCTCATCACGGAAACGGGCGTCCGGACCAACCTGACTGTCGGCGTCCGCTACCTTGAAACCTGGCTGCGCGGCCACGGGGCGGTGACCCTGAAGAACCTGATGGAGGACGCCGCCACCGCGGAAATCTCCCGGTCCCAGATCTGGCAGTGGATCCACGTCCATGCCGTGACCGACACCGGCGAGATCATCACCCGCGAGTGGGTGGAACAGCTGTTGGAGGACGAGTTCGAGCGGCTGCCCCGCTTCGATGATGACCGGTACGACGACGCCCGCCGGCTCTTCGAGGAAGTGGCCCTCCGCGAGGACTTCCCCGAATTCCTCACCCTCCCCGCCTACACCCGGCACCTCTGCGCCGGGCAGCGTCCGGTCCTGGCCCTGCAGCGCTAG
- a CDS encoding multicopper oxidase domain-containing protein, with product MSIFSRKRSEGSPSRRSIRAIERAQELADRRRREEVRRREAAERRKREEERRREAAAERRRREEERRRAAAAKRRPKPTRKPTATATPSASPKPSATPSSSASATATSVATPTASATASATPSATATESVAPSATADPTVTAEPSVTAEPTEQPDPVGGAEPVLHHRFQSQVDFSSDQLEVENPVTEFPQTPAVAVEFDFHSRDLVLDDGAEFEMWSFEDEQYERGFPGPTLRVQEGKVFHATVHPSKGPHTIHWHGMEPDPRNDGVGHTSFEVDGRYTYQMQPEAGRPGDPNYGAAGTYFYHCHVNTPLHVQMGMFGPLVIDPVVHPDYPVSPGARRAFVDGPEYDIDTEALFAPYCVDPRWHEMNHADGLSGEDAGLNRFEPEHFYLLGGELARRPAGRERVWSLSGLRANVVGGPKKPTLLRTVNANYLPNMVTFTDAAGVEAPIAELISHDGRPFRDTSVPGLPSPPCRDAEYPLITSRLAYGAAERYDMLLLPPAPGRYYLRVDWEDWITGAVVGSRTIPIDAT from the coding sequence GTGAGTATTTTCAGCCGCAAACGAAGTGAGGGAAGCCCCAGTCGCCGATCAATCCGCGCAATCGAGAGAGCGCAGGAACTCGCTGATCGCCGTCGTCGGGAAGAGGTACGACGGCGTGAGGCGGCAGAGCGCCGCAAGCGGGAGGAAGAGCGACGACGGGAGGCAGCGGCGGAGCGCCGCAGGCGGGAGGAGGAACGCCGGCGGGCGGCGGCGGCGAAGCGCCGGCCGAAGCCGACCCGAAAGCCAACCGCAACCGCGACGCCGAGCGCGTCACCTAAACCAAGCGCGACGCCGTCGTCGTCAGCAAGCGCGACCGCAACGTCTGTCGCCACTCCCACCGCCTCCGCAACCGCGAGCGCCACCCCCAGCGCCACGGCTACCGAATCCGTCGCGCCTTCCGCCACAGCAGATCCGACGGTCACAGCGGAACCATCGGTCACGGCGGAACCCACGGAACAGCCGGACCCGGTGGGAGGGGCGGAACCGGTGCTGCATCACCGCTTCCAGAGCCAGGTGGACTTCAGCTCGGACCAGCTGGAGGTGGAGAACCCGGTCACGGAGTTTCCGCAAACCCCTGCCGTCGCGGTCGAGTTCGACTTCCACAGCCGCGACCTCGTCCTGGACGACGGCGCGGAATTCGAGATGTGGAGCTTCGAGGACGAACAGTACGAGCGCGGTTTCCCGGGACCCACCCTTCGGGTCCAGGAGGGGAAGGTCTTCCACGCCACCGTGCATCCGAGCAAGGGACCGCACACGATCCACTGGCACGGCATGGAGCCTGACCCCCGGAATGACGGCGTGGGGCACACATCGTTCGAGGTTGACGGACGGTACACGTACCAGATGCAGCCTGAAGCGGGACGGCCCGGCGACCCGAACTACGGGGCAGCGGGAACGTACTTCTACCACTGCCACGTCAACACCCCGCTGCACGTCCAGATGGGGATGTTCGGGCCGCTGGTCATCGACCCTGTAGTGCATCCTGACTACCCGGTCAGTCCGGGCGCCCGCCGCGCCTTCGTGGACGGGCCGGAGTATGACATCGACACCGAGGCGCTCTTCGCTCCCTACTGCGTGGACCCGCGCTGGCATGAGATGAACCACGCCGATGGCTTGTCCGGTGAAGACGCCGGCCTCAACCGATTTGAGCCTGAGCATTTCTACCTGTTGGGCGGGGAACTGGCACGGCGTCCGGCGGGTAGGGAGCGCGTGTGGAGCCTGTCTGGCCTGCGTGCCAATGTGGTCGGCGGCCCGAAGAAGCCGACGCTGCTGAGGACAGTGAATGCCAACTACCTGCCCAACATGGTGACCTTCACCGACGCCGCGGGAGTTGAAGCGCCCATTGCCGAGTTGATCTCCCACGATGGGCGCCCGTTCCGGGATACCTCGGTGCCAGGCCTCCCCTCACCTCCCTGCAGGGACGCGGAGTATCCACTGATCACCAGCAGGCTCGCCTACGGGGCCGCTGAGCGCTACGACATGCTGCTGCTTCCGCCGGCACCAGGCCGGTACTACCTGCGCGTCGACTGGGAAGACTGGATCACAGGCGCGGTTGTCGGATCGCGCACCATCCCGATTGACGCGACCTGA
- a CDS encoding helix-turn-helix domain-containing protein, which translates to MHFFAYGQKMTTSSWNRTRQPETGSVPEGEDAISLGRRLRHLRKSRRMTLEELGAVVGTAPSQLSLMENGKREPRLGMLQSLAKALGVSIDQLLGAEPPSRRAALEIALERAQRGPLYESLGLPKVRTSARLPMEALEALVGLQAELERRLNEQVATPEEARRANAELRGIMRRQNNYFPDIEAEAQKVLSSVGHTSGPLSQHLIADIAAHLGFTLHHVGDLPHSTRSVTDLKNRRIYLTQSQRTDHDPRSVLLQALGHYVLQHETPENYREFLRQRVATNYFAAALLLPEKATVDFLQMAKSAKEIAVEDVRDAFAVSYETAAHRFTNLATQHLGIPTHFQKTHQSGIIYKAYENDGVTFPQDHTGAIEGQPSCRKWTSRVVFDVPDRFSAYSQYTDTPSGTYWCTARTERAAAGEFSLSVGVPYAHVKWFRGRETSIRGESRCPEESCCKVPPSSLAGEWSGFAWPSARAHSHLLAAMPPGAFPGVDETEVYSFLQAHSG; encoded by the coding sequence TTGCATTTCTTCGCGTATGGTCAAAAAATGACGACTTCCAGCTGGAACCGCACCCGGCAGCCCGAAACCGGGTCCGTCCCCGAAGGTGAGGACGCGATCAGCCTTGGCCGCCGCCTGCGGCACCTCCGCAAGAGCCGGCGCATGACGCTGGAGGAACTGGGCGCCGTCGTCGGTACCGCGCCTTCCCAGCTCTCGCTGATGGAGAACGGCAAGCGTGAGCCGCGGCTGGGCATGCTGCAGTCCCTTGCGAAGGCGCTCGGGGTGAGCATCGACCAGCTGCTCGGAGCGGAACCGCCCAGCCGGCGGGCTGCGCTTGAGATTGCCCTCGAACGGGCTCAGCGGGGCCCGCTGTACGAGTCGCTCGGGCTGCCGAAGGTCCGCACGTCGGCGCGGCTGCCGATGGAGGCGCTGGAGGCGCTGGTGGGGTTGCAGGCGGAGCTCGAACGCCGGCTCAATGAGCAGGTGGCAACGCCGGAGGAGGCCCGCCGCGCCAACGCCGAACTGCGCGGCATCATGCGGCGACAGAATAACTATTTCCCGGATATCGAGGCGGAGGCGCAGAAGGTCTTGTCGTCCGTCGGCCACACCAGCGGGCCGCTCTCGCAGCACCTCATCGCCGATATCGCGGCGCATCTCGGCTTCACGCTGCACCATGTGGGGGACCTGCCGCATTCCACCCGATCGGTGACGGATCTGAAGAACCGGCGTATCTACCTCACGCAGTCGCAGCGGACGGACCACGACCCGCGGTCCGTCCTGCTCCAGGCTCTTGGCCACTACGTGCTGCAGCATGAGACACCCGAGAACTATCGTGAGTTCCTGCGGCAGCGGGTGGCCACCAACTACTTCGCGGCGGCGCTCCTGCTGCCCGAGAAGGCCACGGTGGATTTCCTCCAGATGGCGAAATCCGCCAAGGAGATCGCTGTCGAGGACGTTCGGGATGCGTTCGCCGTCTCCTACGAGACCGCCGCACACCGGTTCACCAATCTCGCAACCCAGCACCTCGGCATCCCGACCCACTTCCAGAAGACCCACCAGAGCGGGATTATCTACAAGGCCTACGAGAACGACGGCGTGACCTTCCCGCAGGATCACACCGGCGCCATTGAGGGCCAACCCTCCTGCAGGAAGTGGACCTCCCGGGTGGTGTTCGATGTTCCGGACCGCTTCTCCGCCTACAGCCAGTACACCGATACGCCGAGCGGCACCTACTGGTGCACCGCCCGCACCGAGCGGGCCGCTGCCGGAGAGTTCTCCCTCAGCGTCGGCGTGCCGTATGCGCACGTGAAGTGGTTCCGCGGACGCGAAACTTCCATCCGTGGCGAGTCCCGCTGTCCGGAGGAATCATGTTGCAAGGTGCCGCCGTCGTCGTTGGCGGGTGAGTGGTCAGGCTTCGCCTGGCCCAGTGCGCGTGCGCACTCCCACCTGCTCGCCGCCATGCCGCCGGGCGCTTTTCCGGGCGTGGACGAGACCGAGGTGTACTCCTTCCTGCAGGCGCACTCGGGCTAG
- a CDS encoding DsbA family oxidoreductase, with translation MHIEIWSDVKCPWCFVGKRRFEKALADFPHRDSVEVTWKSFQLDPTLPEHYDGTEQQYLSERKGIAPEQVRQMWNQLTTSAADVGVNFDFDSVVVGNSFPAHRFLHLAKSLGHGNKAKEAILSAHFEQGLNTSDTDVLVKLGNDLGIDEQSVRDTMAGDRFADDVRRDINEAQTLGVSGVPFFVIDRKYGISGAQPVELFRQALDQAWQEAHPLIPVSTSADGEACGPDGC, from the coding sequence ATGCACATTGAAATCTGGTCCGACGTCAAATGCCCGTGGTGCTTCGTGGGCAAGCGCCGCTTCGAGAAGGCTCTCGCTGACTTTCCGCACCGCGACAGCGTGGAGGTGACGTGGAAGAGCTTCCAGCTGGACCCCACCCTCCCCGAGCACTACGACGGCACCGAGCAGCAGTACCTTTCCGAACGCAAGGGAATCGCTCCTGAGCAGGTCCGCCAGATGTGGAACCAGCTCACCACCTCCGCGGCCGATGTCGGCGTGAACTTCGACTTCGACTCCGTGGTTGTCGGGAACAGCTTCCCCGCCCACCGGTTCCTGCACCTCGCGAAGTCGCTCGGTCACGGCAACAAGGCGAAGGAAGCCATCCTCTCGGCGCACTTCGAGCAGGGCCTGAACACCTCCGACACCGACGTGCTCGTGAAGCTTGGCAACGACCTCGGCATCGATGAGCAGTCAGTCCGCGACACGATGGCCGGCGACCGCTTCGCTGACGACGTGCGGCGGGACATCAACGAGGCCCAGACGCTCGGGGTCAGCGGTGTGCCGTTCTTCGTGATCGACCGGAAGTACGGCATCTCCGGCGCACAGCCCGTGGAGCTCTTCCGCCAGGCACTGGATCAGGCGTGGCAGGAAGCCCATCCGCTGATTCCCGTGTCCACCTCCGCCGACGGCGAGGCCTGCGGCCCGGACGGCTGCTAG
- a CDS encoding LytR C-terminal domain-containing protein — translation MARTPKRKPIRSKRNPIEWHGHRIVTENDLETVFADDGNVERPHIYMRRLRHGVVLVLLLALVTAAVLFALALARGDIQLTASQPSPSPVSACPAGPFDLVDPATITVNVLNSTSIAGLAGNASAALEERGVTVSTIGNRSVGQTNMTAIVVSGPSGYAQAFTLQRIIPGTTYVEDERPDATVDVVLGSEFEALVPAEEVNAEPGGLICELPSTASPTPAPSSAAP, via the coding sequence ATGGCTAGGACACCGAAACGCAAGCCCATCCGGTCGAAGAGGAACCCGATCGAGTGGCACGGTCACCGCATTGTTACCGAGAATGATCTTGAGACGGTCTTCGCCGATGACGGCAATGTCGAGCGCCCGCACATCTACATGCGCAGGCTGCGGCACGGTGTGGTGCTGGTGCTGCTCCTCGCGCTGGTGACGGCCGCCGTGCTCTTCGCGCTGGCCCTGGCCCGCGGGGATATCCAGCTCACCGCCAGCCAGCCGTCGCCGAGCCCTGTGAGCGCCTGCCCTGCCGGCCCGTTCGACCTCGTTGATCCAGCCACCATTACGGTGAACGTTCTCAACAGCACCAGCATTGCCGGGCTCGCGGGCAACGCTTCGGCGGCACTGGAGGAACGCGGTGTCACGGTGAGTACCATCGGAAACCGGTCCGTGGGGCAGACCAACATGACCGCAATCGTCGTCTCCGGGCCGTCCGGGTACGCCCAGGCGTTCACCCTTCAGCGGATCATTCCCGGAACAACCTACGTCGAGGATGAACGGCCGGACGCCACCGTGGACGTTGTGCTCGGGTCCGAGTTCGAAGCCCTGGTGCCCGCTGAGGAAGTCAACGCCGAACCGGGCGGACTGATCTGTGAACTACCATCCACAGCGAGCCCCACGCCCGCGCCGTCGTCCGCTGCTCCGTAG
- a CDS encoding CGNR zinc finger domain-containing protein produces the protein MLFANDTEEGLRSAAALVNTEDGEQLPDVGSLVRFARDWNWTGNLALDDAELDAVRHLRPRLRALWSGDEDYVVETVNALLREFNALPQLVRHDSWDYHIHAVPREAPLSARMAVEAAMAFVDLVRSQELSRLRLCASPDCGNVLVDLSKNRSRRFCESGCGNRAAVAAYRARLAEKAG, from the coding sequence ATGCTTTTTGCCAATGACACCGAAGAGGGGTTGCGGAGCGCCGCCGCGCTCGTAAATACCGAGGACGGCGAACAGCTTCCCGACGTCGGTTCGCTGGTCCGGTTTGCCCGCGACTGGAACTGGACCGGCAACCTGGCGCTCGACGACGCAGAGCTGGATGCCGTCCGTCACCTACGCCCGCGACTGCGCGCGCTCTGGAGTGGGGATGAGGACTACGTGGTGGAGACGGTGAACGCCCTGCTGCGCGAGTTCAACGCTCTGCCGCAGCTGGTCCGGCATGATTCCTGGGATTACCACATCCACGCAGTTCCGCGGGAAGCGCCGTTGTCGGCGCGGATGGCGGTCGAGGCGGCAATGGCGTTCGTTGACCTGGTGCGTAGTCAGGAACTGAGCCGGTTGCGGCTGTGCGCGTCGCCGGACTGCGGGAACGTGCTGGTGGATCTGTCGAAGAACCGGTCCCGGCGGTTCTGCGAATCAGGCTGCGGGAACCGTGCTGCGGTAGCGGCTTACCGTGCCCGGCTCGCGGAGAAAGCCGGCTAG
- a CDS encoding type II toxin-antitoxin system VapB family antitoxin, whose protein sequence is MIFKAVSDGRPYPDHGHVTPKDWANVAPRQVRLDELVTTKTTLDLEALLAEDSTFFGDLFPHVVQWNNTLYLEDGLHRAVRTALHQRTILHARVLVIDG, encoded by the coding sequence GTGATCTTCAAAGCTGTGAGCGATGGACGCCCCTATCCCGACCATGGACACGTGACGCCCAAGGACTGGGCCAACGTAGCTCCACGCCAGGTTCGGCTGGACGAACTCGTCACCACCAAGACCACCCTGGACCTCGAAGCGCTGCTGGCCGAAGACTCAACCTTCTTCGGGGACCTGTTCCCGCACGTGGTGCAGTGGAATAACACGCTATACCTTGAGGACGGGCTGCACCGGGCCGTTCGCACCGCCCTGCACCAGCGCACCATCCTGCACGCACGCGTCCTGGTCATCGATGGCTAG
- the aceA gene encoding isocitrate lyase: MTQEAGIPGSNHRTEAVRELELEWAADPRWEGIQRDYSAADVVRLRGSVQEEHTLARRGAEMLWQQLTTQAQTGEYTHALGALTGNQAVQQVKAGLKAIYLSGWQVAADANLSGQTYPDQSLYPANSVPQVVRRINNALQRADQIEWAEGTQSVEDWLVPIVADAEAGFGGPLNAFELMKSMITAGASGVHWEDQLASEKKCGHLGGKVLIPTQQHVRTLNAARLAADVAGVPSVIVARTDAEAATLLTSDVDERDRPFLTGGRTPEGFYEVRNGIDPCIARAHAYAPYADLIWMETGTPDLELARRFAESVKAEFPDQMLAYNCSPSFNWRKHLDDATIARFQRELGAMGFTFQFITLAGFHALNYSMFDLAHGYASDGMSAYVELQEKEFASEARGYTATRHQREVGTGYFDQVASALNPTGSTLALAGSTETQQFS, from the coding sequence ATGACGCAGGAAGCCGGAATCCCAGGCAGCAACCACCGCACCGAAGCGGTCCGCGAACTCGAGCTCGAGTGGGCAGCTGATCCGCGCTGGGAAGGGATCCAGCGTGATTACTCGGCAGCCGACGTCGTACGCCTTCGTGGAAGTGTTCAGGAGGAACACACGCTTGCCCGCCGGGGCGCTGAAATGCTGTGGCAGCAGCTCACTACCCAGGCACAGACGGGCGAGTACACCCACGCCCTCGGTGCGCTGACCGGCAACCAGGCCGTGCAGCAGGTGAAGGCCGGGCTGAAGGCCATTTACCTGTCCGGTTGGCAGGTTGCCGCCGATGCCAATCTTTCCGGCCAGACATACCCGGACCAGTCGCTGTACCCGGCCAATTCGGTCCCACAGGTGGTGCGCCGCATCAACAACGCGCTGCAGCGTGCGGACCAGATCGAGTGGGCCGAGGGGACGCAGTCAGTCGAAGACTGGCTGGTGCCGATCGTCGCGGACGCCGAGGCCGGGTTCGGCGGGCCGCTCAACGCGTTCGAGCTGATGAAGTCGATGATCACCGCCGGCGCTTCGGGCGTGCACTGGGAGGACCAGCTCGCGTCCGAGAAGAAGTGCGGACACCTCGGCGGCAAGGTCCTGATCCCCACGCAACAGCATGTCCGTACGCTCAACGCAGCGAGGCTGGCGGCCGACGTCGCCGGCGTTCCATCGGTCATCGTGGCCCGGACCGACGCCGAAGCGGCGACACTTCTCACGTCCGACGTCGATGAGCGGGACCGTCCGTTCCTGACCGGAGGACGCACGCCGGAAGGGTTCTACGAGGTGCGCAACGGGATCGACCCCTGCATCGCCCGGGCACACGCGTATGCTCCGTACGCGGACCTGATCTGGATGGAGACCGGCACCCCGGACCTGGAGCTGGCCAGGCGCTTCGCCGAATCCGTCAAGGCAGAGTTCCCCGACCAGATGCTCGCGTACAACTGCTCACCGTCGTTCAACTGGCGCAAGCACCTCGACGACGCGACCATCGCCAGGTTCCAGCGCGAACTCGGCGCCATGGGCTTCACCTTCCAGTTCATCACCCTCGCCGGGTTCCATGCACTGAACTACTCGATGTTCGACCTCGCCCACGGCTACGCCAGCGACGGCATGAGCGCCTACGTCGAACTTCAGGAGAAGGAATTCGCCTCCGAAGCACGCGGCTACACCGCCACACGCCACCAGCGGGAGGTTGGTACCGGCTACTTCGACCAGGTAGCAAGCGCCCTCAACCCGACGGGCAGCACCCTCGCCCTCGCCGGTTCCACCGAGACCCAGCAGTTCTCCTGA